From a region of the Candidatus Brocadia sp. genome:
- a CDS encoding DUF86 domain-containing protein, whose product MIIAQRNVIVHEYGEIKQDRIWALAENRIPELVELIKPLLPSLGYLPTEKELKDELEREKRMLETEFKLLKSKGKK is encoded by the coding sequence TTGATAATTGCCCAGAGGAATGTCATTGTTCATGAGTACGGAGAAATAAAGCAAGACCGCATCTGGGCGCTTGCTGAAAACAGGATACCTGAACTGGTTGAGTTAATCAAACCGCTATTGCCGTCCTTGGGGTATCTGCCTACTGAAAAAGAGTTGAAAGATGAGTTAGAGCGTGAAAAAAGAATGCTTGAAACGGAGTTCAAATTGTTAAAATCAAAAGGCAAGAAATAA